The DNA sequence cgaaaatgcaaaagtgtccgcccaAAAAATAAAGgagggaggcacacaaaaaaagcaccggttactttggcctttgcgcaaaagcccgcgaaaactttccgtactttgttcacgcactgcttccgcccgcctcagttattgaactttaatgtttgaaagtaaaccagattgcacagattgtgttacaagttacattgtcctgtttgtctcaacagatcaatttttttacaaatttaaaccatataatacatgtatatattttttttcttaaaaaaagcaaaaattggtacatttttgtactaaaaactctgattctaaaaacagaatttaatggcaaacttggagctcagatgacaccagattgcaccttctgggttctttggagaaaattttttccgggggagcatgcccccggacccccctagtaaggctaggcgctttgcaccgtcgacttgacgcttcgcgtcttcagttataaattttccgccttttttacaattttcaattcccatgcctgattgtAGTTGTGGTTATTGGTTTACTCGAGTCATGATTTGCTGTATTTTCCAGCCTCCGTCAGGAATACGGCCCCAGATGTTCAAGACGGTGGTTGGGCGGGGCCATCATGAGTTCTGCAGCAAGCGACAGCAGGATGCTCAAGAGTTCCTGCTGCACCTCCTCTCCATGGTTGAGGTAaaatggaacccccttttttggacttccacaaatctgagatcaggtcttaaaatggagggggccttcttcttcttctttttcttcttcttcttcttcttctccttctccttctccttctccttctccttctcctcctcctcctccttctccttctccttctccttcttcttctgcgttcgtgggctgaaactcccacgtacactcgtgttttgcacgagtggaattttacgtgtatgaccgtttttaccccgccatttaggcagccttacgccgctttcggaggaagcatgctggatattttcgtgtttctataacccaccgaactctgacatggattacaggatcttttccgtgcgcacttggtcttgtgtttgcgtgtacacacgaagggggataagccactagcaggtctgcacataagttgacctgggagatcggaaaaatctccacacttaacccaccaggcggccgggattcgaaccctcgaccttccgattaagaggccgacgtcttaccaccccgccacagcgcccgtcggagggagtcttagaataGGGGTTCTCCTCTGGTATCTTCACATGAAAACTGGCAAAATACCAGAAATaaccagaagaagaaaatccaagttttacgccctcacggcaaagccattaggggcatgttacatgGGAAATCCCGGCTATGtctaaaaaaacatttttttaaaaatgaccAGTTAACAGAAGCAATAATCAACCTATGTTTAAAAACATGAGTATAGAGTGTGCATCATTGGTGCTAGAGTTCATTTTCactgtattttagtgtctgGGTCTCCTTTAGTATGACAGAGCACAAACAACAttaacaagataacaatgagaatgtactcaccagaagcAAATAACAAACAATCTAGTTTTGTTCACCTGCAGTCTTCTTGttccatatatatacacaaataaCAAACAATCTAGTTTTGTTCACCTGCAGTCTTCTTGTTCCATAGATATACACAAATAACAAACAATCTAGTTTTGTTCACCTGCAGTCTTCTTGTTCCATATGTATACACAAATAACAAACAATCTAGTTTTGTTCACCTGCAGTCTTCTTGTTCCATATGTATACACAAATAACAAACAATCTAGTTTTTTTCACCTGCAGTCTTCTTGTTCCATAGATATACACAAATAACAAACAATCTAGTTTTTTTCACCTGCAGTCTTCTTGttccatatatatacacaaataaCAAACAATCTAGTTTTGTTCACCTGCAGTCTTCTTGGTCCATAGATATACACAAATAACAAACAATCTAGTTTTGTTCACCTGCAGTCTTCTTGTTCCATAGATATACACAAATAACAAACAATCTAGTTTTGTTCACCTGCAGTCTTCTTGTTCCATAGATATACACAAATAACAAACAATCTAGTTTTGTTCACCTGCAGTCTTCTTGTTCCATAGATATACACAAATAACAAACAATCTAGTTTTTTTCACCTGCAGTCTTCTTGTTCCATAGATATACACAAATAACAAACAATCTAGTTTTTTTCACCTGCAGTCTTCTTGTTCCATAGATATACACAAATAACAAACAATCTAGTTTTTTTCACCTGCAGTCTTCTTGGTCCATAGATATACACAAATAACAAACAATCTAGTTTTTTTCACCTGCAGTCTTCTTGTTCCATAGATATACACAAATAACAAACAATCTAGTTTTGTTCACCTGCAGTCTTCTTGTTCCATAGATATACACAAATAACAAACAATCTAGTTTTGTTCACCTGCAGTCTTCTTGTTCCATATGTATACACAAATAACAAACAATCTAGTTTTTTTCACCTGCAGTCTTCTTGttccatatatatacacaaataaCACTGTAAAACGACATCTTCATTGTGATTGTTACAGAGAACCACACGAGGGACAGAGAACCCGTCGGACAGTCTACGATACCAGGTGGAGGAACGTGTGCAGTGTGCAAGCTCCAAGAAAGTCAAGTACACCTTACGTGAAGACTTCAACCTCCCGCTCCCCATCCCCATGGATATGGCCGTCAACCAAGGTCAGACTCGGCGATGAGTACAAACTCATAGTACGGTGgaacctctccccccccccccccccccccttgaagTCAAATAAATCTGTTGAGAAAtccaggtcttgaaaaggagggtgTCATAAAATGGGcgtgaatttacagatgttctcaacagaaagtctgaataacccaggtcttaaaaggggagaagtcttaaattgggggatgggagggggcggggatgtagatcagtgggtagcgcgctggatttgtatccagttggccgctgtcagcgtgagttcgtccccacgttcggcgagagatttatttctcagagtcaactttgtgtgcagactctcctcggtgtccgaacacccccgtgtgtacacgcaaacacaagaccaagtgcgcacgaaaaagatcctgtaatccatgtcagagttcggtgggttatagaaacacgaaaatacccagcatgcttcctccgaaaacggcgtctggctgcctaaatggcagggtaaaaaacggtcatacacgtaaaattccactcgtgcaaaaaacgtgagtgtacgtgggagtttcagcccacgaacgcagaagaagaagaagggggatgggatgggagggggggtagccttgaaaaggggggttccactgtatggtCGTCCCTGTGATGGTTGGCACCTCCAGTAAGAGAACACCTCCCATGAATGAACACATGTTGTCCCTTTCGTCTATTATTTTGACCAAAATTCACATCATGAAAGGCCAGCTACAATGTAGGGACATTTTGACGCGTTCTTAAAATCACGTTTGTGGTGCGCCAGAACTTGACCAGCCACTATGGAAACATATACTGCCTGTTTTACTTTCCTTCCCTACAATTTCATTACAGAGGTGGCACAAATTTTAAGAATTGTTTCTTTACCAAGCTttcctattttattttattgtacaGATCTTTGTGAAAAAAAGTCTTCGAAAAATTGTTTTCTTGTACAAATTGTGGAGGTTAAAAAAGTTTGCtggcatttttgtgtgtttacagAAGAGGTTGCTGCGTATGAGTTGAAGAAGGCTGACAAAGAATCAAAAGAACAGAAGATGTGAGTCTTGACTCGGAATATTGTGATActccatgagagagagagagagagagagagagagagagagagagagagagagagagagagagagagagagagagagagagagagagagagagagagagagagagagagagagagagagagagagagagagagagagagagagagagagagagagagagagagagaggagagagagagagagagagagagagagagagagagagagagagagagtgtatgaatgaatgcgtgtgtgtgtgtgtgcctacttGCATGGGCATATGTGTGTGCACTAATGCAAAGCAAAAGAGAGTTGTGTTAATGTGTTCCTAATTCAATGTTTTATTTGAAAACAATTCCATTTGGTAACACGTCTGACTTGGGGAAACTTTCAGAACTATAGATTACCTTTCTGTACCTAACCCTACCTTTCCTTATGCTACCTACTCTACCCTTACATTAACCTCTCATACCCTTCATCTCCCCTTCCTCACCTTACCCAACCATACCTAGCCCTACCCTACCCTGCCCTACCCAaccctaccctaccctaccctaccctTCACTACCCTACTCTACCCTTCACTACCCTACTCTGCCCTACCCTACACTACCCTACTCTACCCTACCCTGCCCTACCTTACACCACACTACCCTACTCTGCCCTACACTACCCTACCCTACTCTACCCTACTCTACCCTACACTACTCTACACTACTCTACTCTACCCTACACTACTCTACCCTACACTACTCTACCCTACACTACTCTACCCTACACTACACTGCCCTACCCTACACTACTCTACCCTACACTACTCTACCCTACACTACTCTACCCTACACTACTCTGCCCTACCCTGCCCTACTCTACCCTACACTACTCTACCCTACTCTACCCTACTCTACTCTACACTGCCCTGCCCTACACTACTCTACCCTACACTACTCTACACTACACTGCCCTGCCCTAACCTGCCCAACCCTACCCTACACTACTCTACCCTACACTACTCTACCCTACACTACTCTACCCTACACTACTCTACCCTACCCTGCACTTCCCTACACTACTCTACACTACTCTACCCTACCCTACACTTCCCTACCCTACACTACTCTACCCTACACTACTCTACCCTACACTACTCTACCCTACACTACACTACCCTACCCTGCCCTACCCTACCCTACACTACCCTACACTACACTACCCTACACTACACTACCCTACACTACACTTCCCTACCCTACACTACActaccctaccctaccctacACTACACTACCCTACACTACCCTACCCTGCCCTACACTACCCTACACTACACTACCCTACACTACCCTACACTACCCTACACTACACTaccctacactacactacactacccTACCCTACACTACACTACCCTACCCTAGCCTACCCTGCTCTCCCCTACCCTACACTACCCTACCCTACACTACActaccctaccctaccctacactacactacactacccTACCCTAGCCTACCCTGCTCTCCCCTACTCTACCCTGCCCTCCCCTACTCTACCATGCCCTCCCCTACTCTACCATGCTCTCCCCTACTCTACCATGCCCTACCCTGCCCTGGTGTGAAGTTGTCATGTAATAATCTTTAGCGCTGATATGTGTTTTCTGTTGTCACATGTTGATGCTGTACTTGATTTCCTTTTCAGGGACCCCAAGGAGATGGTGAGGCCCAGGATCCGACTGCTGGACTGCATCAGTAGCTTTGCTGCCGAGGAGCTGGTGGATGATTTCTACAGCAGCGCCATTCAGGGCAAGACACAGGCTAAAAAGTCGGTACCTCTTTACATGCAGTGAACATGAGaaaagagggggtgggggaagggcAGGAATGGGTGACagaatgtgtgtggggggggggggggagtttgtcAGGTTTTAGATTTAAACAAATGTGGGGCTATATCTctgttatcaatcaatcaatcaatatgaggcttatatcgcgcgtattccgtgggtacagttctaagcgcagggatttttttttatttaaaatttgtttttatgcaatttatatcgcgcacatattcaaggcacctcccgcgggttagggggagtcccatattggttgggactagaaagaatttacccgatgctacccagcatgtcgtaagaggcgactaacggttctgtttcttctcttctgtgacgtctgcttctcgttctagggctgatcagtgtttaacagagacaagtgcaaagaagtaataagaaatttaataattctgtactttcaaaaaaacatgcacatgatcattcttgcagacatcaatccctttctcttagaatcttcaaatgaaagttttatagattatgatttcgctggtgtgatttcacacacacgtaacaacattgtctttcttcttcttgttgcgtagacgtttgatatcgaagcgcggaacgtacttcttcttctcgttgcaaatgtatttcggtttacacaaatgaagacatgaagttaatgttcacaaaatataaagtagtctactcatcatgataaactcgatctgggtgacacttggggacgttggtggttccttccgtggttaccgctgacgttgcccttcccacagtgttcacacgacatcatttacacaagcattgtacacccctgtacacttgcaccttctgcaacacacacgtgcaatatctgttattatcaagtatgatttccatcgatatcattcaatttgtttctctaaaacaacacagaaacaagagttcacagactgacacaaacacatggaaaaatgaacaatacctgtgttttcctgtgaatcaataatgttaaaatgtattagcgtgttttacctgcggttagtggacctttggagatcgcaaaaatgtggaaatccgtccacggaaggtgaaacatatgctggtgcaatctacgtggcttcgttgattgctgccatcttggagtcaatgaaacggtcagagcattgcatcctagcaacctcaactgaatatatgtacagttcatattcacgaattaataccaatgcacgctgttttcttttgctctcttcgtttaaatttctttccatgaagatAAACACATTCTTGCCTTGTACGCTGCACTAGTTTTGGACTAatggcgcgagcgttgacgtcatatgtatacagtgtcgtcatgacgtagtctcggtcatttaacctcgttttgtgtacgcaactagtgaagtctcgattaatatgagagagggagtcgatacacGAATTCCATTCGTCACATAACCCCATGGATCAAGATAATTATCCTATCCCAAGTAGATAATTATTCATCGTACGACGCTCTGCTCATATAATCTGCACCGTGGTTGTCCTTCCCGGGGATAACACGTACGGTGAACTCGTATGGCTGCAGTTGGAGGGCCCATCTCATCAGACGAGGGTTGTTCGGTTGTCGTTGGAGATGTTTGAGTGGGCGATGGTCTGTCTCAATGGTGAAGTGTTTCCCGTACAGATACCGTTCGAACTTTCCCACTCCCCAAACTGTAGCTAGGCATTCTTTTTCTACGGTGGCGTACCTACTTTCTGCTCCGTTGAACTTCTTGCTTTGGTACGCAACAGGTCGTAGAGTCTCTTCGTGCTCTTGCATGAGAACAGCACCCATTCCTTTGTCGGAGGCGTCCGTCCTTAGCACGAAAGGTTTGCTGTGGTCTGGCATACACAGCACAGGTTTCTGTGAGATTTTCTCTTTGAGTGTCTCAAAACTCCTTCTCGCTTCGTCGTTCCAGACAAGCTTGTCTGGGTTGAACTTCTTTGTCAGGTCGGTTAACGGAACAGCTATGTTCGCGTATGACTCGATGTAGGACCTGTAGAAGTTGCAGAGTCCTAGGAACGACCGTAGTTCCTTCTTCGTGGTGGGTGGGAGAGCGTCTTGAATCTTCTTGATCTTGTCGCTTTCTGGCCACCTTTTTCCACCTCCCACTTCGTGTCCGAGGTACGGCAACTCTGTGTAGCCTATGTAGCACTTGGAGGGTTTTGCTGCCAAATTGGCTTCTTGTAACCTCTGTAGTACTGCCTTCAGAGCTGACatgtgctcttcccaggtttCAGTTGCTATAAGCACGTCGTCCATGAAGTGGTGGACGTCTTTTCTTCTGATTGGATTGAgtagcttcctcatcatgcgatTAAACACCCCTGTCgctgttttcaatccaaatggCATGTTGGCCCAACGAAATTGGCCCGCTGAAGTTGTGAATGCCGTCTTGTCTCTATCTTCCTCTTCTATTGGGATCGCCCAATATCCTTTCGTCAAGTCTAGCTTTGAAAAGTATTTCGCTTTTCCTAAACTTTGAAACAGATGGTCGACATCGGTGATGGGTTCAGCGTCGAACACTACCACGTTGTTCAGAGCTCTCAGATCAGAACAGAAACGGTACTTTCCGTCCTTCTTCTTTATCAGGACGATGGGAGAGTTGTATGGAGAGTTTGCAGGTTCGATGACATGCAACTTCAGCATTTCTTCAATTTCCTTTTCGACAGTTTCTACCATGGCGTGAGGTATGGGTCTGGGTTTCACAAAGACTGGTTTCTTCTCTGTCACTTCAATGGAACATTTTTCCAGGTTCGTCGTCTTTGGAACATCTGTTAGGAACTCTTCAAATTCTTCACAGATCATCTTCGCCTCCTTGACCTTTGCCTCGTCCAATTTCTCGTCGAAATGGATGTTCTTCACATTTTCGGTTCTTTGAGTTTCTAGGAGGGGTAACATCTTCTGAGTGTCATACTTGAAAATGTCATCGTCCATCGTGTTGTCCTCTTCCATGACAACAGCCACGACCTCTTCTCCTCCGTCTTCTTCAtcactttcttcttcgtttgaAGCAGGAACACTCGCTTGGGCAGATGAACTGGGATTGGGAGTGGCGGAACTCAATTCCCGTTCTTGGTACTCCTTGATGAGGTTGATGTGGTAGATCCGTGTTCTTCTGCCAACTTGGATCTTGTAGTCGAATTCATTCAACTTTTCCACAACCTTGTAGGGACCTGACCATGTAAGTTCCAGCTTGTTGTTCTTCACAGGGCGTAGAAGTAGAACCCGTTTTCCGACTTCTAGCGTCCTTGGTTTCGTTTTCTTGTTGAAGAAATGggcttgcttgctggccgcttTCTTCAGGTTCTCACGTGCCACGTTGCACGTTTCTTCTATTCTGTTCCTGAG is a window from the Littorina saxatilis isolate snail1 linkage group LG10, US_GU_Lsax_2.0, whole genome shotgun sequence genome containing:
- the LOC138978725 gene encoding uncharacterized protein; amino-acid sequence: MKETTLAEKDSKKMYHTAVVHIDSPYFDSETEVTVMDDPIYPVLIGKWYGLGKEKKLTPTYPVRDPAWYPGTAAAVTTRAQATEDAQKPSCSHKQGVKEEERLYSPADLKREQASDPSLKTIRQFANSPEGINGIRYSYKKEILYRTTKDRHGNDRSLVIVPKKLRNKVLSFGHDHPMAGHLGQRKTSDRIRAEFWWPGCAGDIRRYCLSCDTCQRTAPKSQTKKVPLGRMPPISSVFKRVAVDIIGPVKPMSESKKQYILVSVDYATRYPEAVALKNIQADTVAEALWEMWTRLGIPDEVITDQGTQFTSHLMKEVNDFLSIKHHMTAPFHPQANGLVERFNSTLKSMLKKLAIDQPREWDTFIPALLFAYREAPQESMGFSPFELLYGRSVKGPMQVLRQTWTEEEISGEQKTTAEYVVNLRNRIEETCNVARENLKKAASKQAHFFNKKTKPRTLEVGKRVLLLRPVKNNKLELTWSGPYKVVEKLNEFDYKIQVGRRTRIYHINLIKEYQERELSSATPNPSSSAQASVPASNEEESDEEDGGEEVVAVVMEEDNTMDDDIFKYDTQKMLPLLETQRTENVKNIHFDEKLDEAKVKEAKMICEEFEEFLTDVPKTTNLEKCSIEVTEKKPVFVKPRPIPHAMVETVEKEIEEMLKLHVIEPANSPYNSPIVLIKKKDGKYRFCSDLRALNNVVVFDAEPITDVDHLFQSLGKAKYFSKLDLTKGYWAIPIEEEDRDKTAFTTSAGQFRWANMPFGLKTATGVFNRMMRKLLNPIRRKDVHHFMDDVLIATETWEEHMSALKAVLQRLQEANLAAKPSKCYIGYTELPYLGHEVGGGKRWPESDKIKKIQDALPPTTKKELRSFLGLCNFYRSYIESYANIAVPLTDLTKKFNPDKLVWNDEARRSFETLKEKISQKPVLCMPDHSKPFVLRTDASDKGMGAVLMQEHEETLRPVAYQSKKFNGAESRYATVEKECLATVWGVGKFERYLYGKHFTIETDHRPLKHLQRQPNNPRLMRWALQLQPYEFTVRVIPGKDNHGADYMSRASYDE